The nucleotide sequence TATTCGCACAAAGTTAGTGATGCGGGTGGCATCACCTTGCGGAGCCTGCCCGCCCATGGACTGCTTCGTATCAACGACCTTCGAATCTGTCCGCTGAGCACCTGCTCCATGTACATCCAGCCACATTCCAAATTGCTTTCCTGTTGCGCGACCAAAGCAGATGTATGCCGCGCTTTTTCCGCTGTCTGATCCAGTTCTTGGGTCGGTTTCCACGTGAGTTGTTGAAGACCAATACCAAGGCCAGTCACGCTGCCCAGCTTCATTTGTGATTTCTGTTGAATTGAAAACTGAATCAATTGATGCAGTGTTGGTCTGGCTTGGAGATTTTGAGTAATCAACTATTCCTTGAAGTTCTTTAACGTCCGGCAAGCGCCAGTCGGAGTGACCTAGGTAATTTTCCTTGTTCTTTTGTTGCACCCACTGAAGGGCTTTTACCCAATCCATACCTTCGAGACTGTCACTTTGACTCCACATGAGAGAGGTTGCCTTATCGGTAACTGTACCGTCCTTGTTGTTCTCAAAGTTATTGACACCATAATTCTTGGCTCCACGAACATAATATATATAGAACTTTGGAGTCGTGATTCCTTCATTCCGATTGCAGTTGGATATCCCTTAATTCTGCCATCGGCAAAATTGACACCAAACATTGTCTGAAGGTATTTATAGACCTTGCCTGAATAGAAAGTTGAAGTAACGATATGGGCATCAATCAGACGGTCCCCAATAGTTAAATCTCCATAACCAAATTCGAAATATTTAGTATCGATATACGGCTTCGGCGAAGTTGGTAGTTCGGCTGCCAGCCCGATATCTACGCCATTGAAATTGATCAATGAGTATGCTTCTTTAAGGGTTGGAATCCGCCAGTTACTGTATCCGCC is from bacterium and encodes:
- a CDS encoding DUF1566 domain-containing protein; this encodes MWSQSDSLEGMDWVKALQWVQQKNKENYLGHSDWRLPDVKELQGIVDYSKSPSQTNTASIDSVFNSTEITNEAGQRDWPWYWSSTTHVETDPRTGSDSGKSAAYICFGRATGKQFGMWLDVHGAGAQRTDSKVVDTKQSMGGQAPQGDATRITNFVRIVRSL
- a CDS encoding DUF1566 domain-containing protein, with the translated sequence MKITLGKSKVGKLLLRVLAGFLTLLILFVGLVVAVYESRTVSVPASTSTAPGINTYRVVGTGQETFWDAQGNEISQPEVGSLLFGQNAQNPGNRPSYKDNGDGTVTDLVSGLQWTKSLDLNGDGKINVSDQMSVGKALESVSNVTVGGYSNWRIPTLKEAYSLINFNGVDIGLAAELPTSPKPYIDTKYFEFGYGDLTIGDRLIDAHIVTSTFYSGKVYKYLQTMFGVNFADGRIKGYPTAIGMKESRLQSSIYIMFVEPRIMVSITLRTTRTVQLPIRQPLSCGVKVTVSKVWIG